The Streptococcus sanguinis genome contains the following window.
AGAGGGAAGAAATAACCGCTAAATATCGGAAAGACATAGAACGATTGGAGGAGGAATATTATAAAAGAAGGAAAGCCGAGAATTCTCAAATATAGACTGTAAAAATGCCATAGATCAATGCAGTATAAAAAGTGATATTTAATGTTAGCCTTTTAAGTTTACTTCAAGTTTTTTATAAGTCTGTCTTAAGTTTCTGGGATTATACTAATACCATCAAAATAGAAATGAGGACAGTCCAATGACATCTAAAGTTACCCTATATGATAAGCAAATATTGACATTCTCACAGGCGCAAAAGTAGGAAAGGAAGTAATAAGAATCAGTAACGTTTAAAAAGCAGCAGAAGCCCTTAACTAATTTTTTCATATAAATCTCCTAAAACAAGTAAAAAGAAATTTTGAGGCTCTTTGTCGCTCCAAAACAAGGCAGCCTTAGATTACTCATAAAAGAAACCACCTCTGCCAGCTGGAAGGCAGAGGTGGTTTTGTGGTCTAGATGGGACTCAAGTTTATTCTTTCTGACGCTTAGCAAAATCCACAAAGCGAAATTTGTCTAGCTTGTGACGGCTCTCGGTATATTGAAACTGGCGGCCGTCTGCCAGATAGACCTGAGACTTGACAGAGACGACCTGCTGCTCCTTGCCTAGGTCCATGAGAATCTTGTCTCGGTCATTGGCGTGGTCAATGGTAAATTCCTTCTTGGCATAGGCAATGTTGAGTTTTAAGTCATTTTCCAAATAGGCATAAATGGACTGCTCAGCGATTTCCCTTGTCAAGTGGGGGACGATACCCTTGTCTAAATAGTCAATATCTAAGACCGAGGCGACTTGGTCTACAACACGCTGACGGACGACTCGCCAAACCAGTCGGTAGGGAGGGAAGCCGGTGATGTCGGATAGTTTCTGATCTACGGTAATCTTTTCCAAGCTGACAACATTGGTTTTGGACTGCATATTATTCTGCTTGACTACTTCTTGATAGCTGGTCAGCTTAGACACAGGAAAGTCAAACTGTTCCTGCTTGATGACTTTGGAACCCTGTCCGCGAACTTTTTCAATCAATCCTTCTTCCTGCAGCAGCGCCAGAGCCTTGCGGACTGTATCGCGGCTAACCTGGTAGTCTTCTGTCAGCTGATGTTCGCTGGGCAAGAAATCTCCGACAGCATAACGCTCGTCTAAAATATCTTTCTCAATCTGTTTGAATAATTGTTTGTATTTCTTCATCATAAACCCCACTTGTTTTCTTTTTTGCATACAACCTAGAAAATTTTATCAAAAATGAGGGATTTTTTCAACAAACAACTTGCCTACATCTTTGAAATCGATTACAATAATTTGTAAGAGCTTGTTGAAAAACCGACTCGTAAAAAAAATATAAGGAGAGTGCTGGATTCTCATTCAGCCAGTAGTCAAATGGGAAAATTTGAGAAGGAAGCCAAAGATCTGCTAGATGCAATCGGCGGCAAAGAGAATGTCACAGCAGTTAGCCACTGCGCAACGCGGATGCGCTTTGTACTTGTCGACGATAAAAAGGCCAACGTCAAGGCTATTGAGGCAATCCCGGTGGTCAAGGGAACATTCACAAATGCTGGGCAATTCCAAGTCATCATTGGAAATGATGTGCCAATCTTTTACAATGACTTCACTGCTGTTTCAGGTATTGAGGGAGTATCAAAAGAAGCAGCAAAGTCTGCTGCTAAGAGAAATCAAAATCCCCTTCAGCGGGTTATGGCCACTCTGGCGGAAATTTTTACCCCGATTATTCCAGCTTTGATTGTCGGAGGGTTAATCCTTGGCTTCCGCAATGTCCTTGAGGGCGTGCATTGGTCTATGTTGGATGGGAAAACAATCACAGAGGTATCCAAATTCTGGTCTGGAATAAACCATTTCTTGTGGCTTCCAGGAGAAGCAATTTTCCAATTCCTGCCAGTTGGAATCACTTGGTCTGTTTCTCGTAAAATGGGAACTAGCCAAATTCTTGGGATTGTCTTGGGAATCTGTTTGGTGTCCCCACAATTGCTCAATGCTTATTTAGTAGCATCGACACCAGCAGCTGAAATCGCTAAGGACTGGGTTTGGGATTTCGGTTTCTTCACTATCAATCGTGTTGGTTACCAAGCTCAGGTTATTCCAGCCCTTTTAGCAGGTTTATCTCTATCTTATCTGGAAATCTTTTGGCGTAAACATATTCCAGAAGTAGTGTCTATGATTTTTGTGCCATTCTTATCATTGATTCCAGCTCTGATTCTGGCTCATACTGTCTTGGGTCCTATCGGTTGGACAATCGGTCAGGGGCTTTCAACAGTTGTTCTTGCAGGTTTAACTGGTCCAGTTAAATGGCTCTTTGGCGCAGTATTTGGTGCTCTTTATGCTCCGTTTGTGATTACTGGTCTTCACCATATGACCAATGCCATTGATACTCAGTTGGTAGCTGATGCTGGTGGTACTGCTCTTTGGCCAATGATTGCTCTGTCCAATATCGCTCAAGGTTCAGCTGTATTTGCTTATTACCTTATGAAACGCCATGATGAGCGGGAAGCGCAAATTTCCCTGCCTGCTACCATTTCAGCTTACCTTGGTGTTACTGAGCCTGCTCTCTTCGGGGTCAATGTCAAGTACGTTTATCCA
Protein-coding sequences here:
- the treR gene encoding trehalose operon repressor produces the protein MMKKYKQLFKQIEKDILDERYAVGDFLPSEHQLTEDYQVSRDTVRKALALLQEEGLIEKVRGQGSKVIKQEQFDFPVSKLTSYQEVVKQNNMQSKTNVVSLEKITVDQKLSDITGFPPYRLVWRVVRQRVVDQVASVLDIDYLDKGIVPHLTREIAEQSIYAYLENDLKLNIAYAKKEFTIDHANDRDKILMDLGKEQQVVSVKSQVYLADGRQFQYTESRHKLDKFRFVDFAKRQKE
- the treB gene encoding PTS trehalose transporter subunit IIBC is translated as MRRVLDSHSASSQMGKFEKEAKDLLDAIGGKENVTAVSHCATRMRFVLVDDKKANVKAIEAIPVVKGTFTNAGQFQVIIGNDVPIFYNDFTAVSGIEGVSKEAAKSAAKRNQNPLQRVMATLAEIFTPIIPALIVGGLILGFRNVLEGVHWSMLDGKTITEVSKFWSGINHFLWLPGEAIFQFLPVGITWSVSRKMGTSQILGIVLGICLVSPQLLNAYLVASTPAAEIAKDWVWDFGFFTINRVGYQAQVIPALLAGLSLSYLEIFWRKHIPEVVSMIFVPFLSLIPALILAHTVLGPIGWTIGQGLSTVVLAGLTGPVKWLFGAVFGALYAPFVITGLHHMTNAIDTQLVADAGGTALWPMIALSNIAQGSAVFAYYLMKRHDEREAQISLPATISAYLGVTEPALFGVNVKYVYPFVAGMIGSSIAGLLSVTFNITANAIGIGGLPGILSIQAKYMIPFAGVMLVAILVPMFLTFFFHKTGFLTKTEEDPELQAEFAAQEEAEFAGPSKTESSPEVQAADLSAPVTITSPLAGEVKELSQATDPVFAQGLMGRGVVIVPSQGELVSPVNGTVTVFFPTKHAIGILSDEGVEILMHIGMDTVNLEGKGFEGYVSQGDKVKVGDKLISFDIDMIKKAGYVTETPVIITNSDSYQVEEIEQLPRAVERGSQLMNAKPL